A part of Aegilops tauschii subsp. strangulata cultivar AL8/78 chromosome 2, Aet v6.0, whole genome shotgun sequence genomic DNA contains:
- the LOC109781355 gene encoding uncharacterized protein: MARLLARTLTLGRPAAPGSSLQPHRALSDKVELIEIDLSEESASSTSSGDSGEEPMGMGRLNDAIHGVLVRRAAPEWLPFVPGGSYWVPPMRRPLGVSDLVGTVVYNARAAVDAAEMTRATMVKAAMTKEEAMCFTTQRGWPSEAYFVQGKVWHPVKKSRKNAKTDDEES; encoded by the exons ATGGCTCGCCTCCTCGCGCGAACCCTAACCCTAGGCCGCCCGGCCGCCCCGGGCTCCTCCCTGCAGCCCCACCGCGCCCTCTCAGACAAGGTGGAGCTGATCGAGATCGACCTCTCCGAGGAatccgcctcctccacctcctccgggGACTCCGGGGAGGAGCCGATGGGGATGGGGCGCCTGAACGACGCCATCCACGGCGTCCTGGTTCGGCGGGCCGCTCCGGAGTGGCTCCCCTTCGTGCCCGGGGGGTCGTACTGGGTGCCGCCGATGCGGCGGCCGCTCGGGGTGTCCGATCTCGTCGGCACCGTCGTCTACAACGCGAGGGCCGCCGTGGACGCGGCGGAGATGACGAGGGCCACCATGGTTAAGGCCGCGATGACCAAGGAGGAGGCCATGTGCTTCACCACGCAGCGGGGATGGCCGTCAGAGGCCTATTTCGTCCAAG ggaaagtttggcaTCCAGTGAAGAAGTCAAGGAAAAATGCTAAAACTGATGATGAGGAAAGCTAA